Proteins encoded within one genomic window of Anopheles gambiae chromosome 3, idAnoGambNW_F1_1, whole genome shotgun sequence:
- the LOC5668275 gene encoding uncharacterized protein LOC5668275 has product MKLLLVVLFASVAWAQRPLTVAVIDKMYQVYPMYRQIQDYVINQVADARMASSARIDEFHRDIIMIKSNYLATSIRQEQDLITQINGQPLSVNQQCLSFLRQSAEVNMNLAGVSYSTCITNAGDSLVTTVKAFYELLDTDEARYVGVGLFEEFRDENVFFDPQRIISKLENRVFRLEDYPTHIGSEVLDAVAGLSNMLENIRLNYINCMTLGEQMLRSALQLGLLQLEQTCNGNLIPVAEEAPVPPNVGATSEPTEVPTEEPTPEPETPAPEH; this is encoded by the exons atgaAGCTTCTTTTGGTGGTGCTTTTTGCAAGC GTTGCTTGGGCCCAGCGTCCACTAACGGTGGCTGTGATCGATAAAATGTATCAAGTGTACCCGATGTACCGTCAAATCCAGGACTATGTGATCAACCAGGTGGCGGATGCACGTATGGCGAGCTCTGCTCGAATCGACGAATTCCACAGAGACATCATTATGATCAAGAGTAACTACCTCGCGACCTCCATCAGGCAGGAGCAGGATTTGATAACCCAGATCAATGGCCAACCGCTTTCCGTCAATCAGCAGTGTCTGAGCTTCCTTCGCCAGAGTGCTGAGGTTAACATGAACCTGGCCGGTGTGTCCTACAGTACCTGTATTACCAACGCCGGTGATTCCCTCGTAACAACCGTAAAAGCTTTCTACGAGCTGCTAGACACGGACGAGGCGCGTTACGTCGGTGTCGGACTGTTTGAGGAGTTCCGCGACGAGAATGTGTTTTTCGATCCTCAGCGCATCATCTCGAAGCTGGAGAACCGCGTGTTCCGGCTAGAGGATTACCCAACGCACATCGGTAGCGAAGTGCTTGATGCTGTCGCTGGGCTCTCCAACATGCTGGAGAACATTCGCCTGAACTACATTAACTGCATGACGTTGGGCGAGCAGATGTTGAGGTCCGCGCTGCAGCTGGGATTGCTACAGCTTGAACAGACTTGCAATGGCAATTTGATTCCGGTCGCAGAAGAAGCCCCAGTACCACCTAACGTGGGTGCTACATCCGAACCCACAGAGGTACCCACAGAGGAACCCACACCCGAGCCGGAGACACCTGCACCAGAACACTAA
- the LOC5668276 gene encoding uncharacterized protein LOC5668276 has product MSVKAVFVLLVPLFGLALAQREPSLEVMSALKELQPRYREIQDYAINQLTEARLNSSQVIFNFHTDVLTSKDQYVSNTIEEELGVLMILDRQPETVDRTCLGFVRSSVDMNVNLVGVSYTNCIVRVDDSLAGIVSEFYKTIQQDESQYTGSGLFGVFRGENIFHAPAELMKKLSEKLEELRENPTFIATELFDMIVEFEQELKEVKTGYDECLEDGMQLLRSVLEIARTQVAQVCLGQLEEPIPTTTVAA; this is encoded by the coding sequence ATGTCGGTAAAGgcagtgtttgttttgctagtTCCGTTGTTTGGATTGGCCCTAGCCCAGCGAGAACCTTCGCTCGAAGTGATGAGCGCGCTGAAGGAGCTGCAACCGCGCTACCGAGAAATTCAGGACTACGCCATCAACCAGCTGACAGAGGCACGGCTGAACAGCTCCCAAGTTATCTTTAACTTCCATACCGATGTCCTTACCTCAAAAGATCAGTACGTAAGCAACACGATCGAAGAGGAGCTGGGTGTGTTGATGATTCTCGATCGGCAGCCGGAAACAGTGGATCGAACGTGTCTCGGATTTGTGCGCAGCAGCGTCGATATGAACGTGAACCTGGTTGGCGTTTCGTACACTAACTGTATCGTACGGGTGGACGATTCGTTGGCTGGTATTGTATCGGAGTTTTACAAGACGATTCAGCAGGACGAATCACAGTATACGGGCAGTGGACTGTTTGGGGTGTTTCGAGGAGAGAACATTTTCCACGCTCCGGCAGAGCTGATGAAAAAGTTGTCCGAAAAGTTGGAGGAACTTCGCGAAAATCCGACCTTTATCGCCACCGAGCTGTTCGACATGATAGTCGAGTTCGAGCAGGAGCTAAAGGAGGTAAAGACGGGCTACGACGAATGTCTAGAGGATGGTATGCAGCTGCTCCGAAGTGTGCTGGAGATTGCCCGCACTCAGGTTGCTCAGGTGTGCCTGGGCCAGCTAGAGGAACCTATTCCCACGACGACAGTGGCTGCGTAG